A DNA window from Argonema galeatum A003/A1 contains the following coding sequences:
- a CDS encoding peptidoglycan-binding domain-containing protein, with protein sequence MNSDRELANTSTNPAPADPDLYPWDFGSAVAQLQELLSAHGFDLKIDGDFGSRTEAAVKAFQKQQGLRINGVVDSNTWTTLKTTIQPGTRLLRRGHTGADVRELQGLLQIQGYNVPRNGIFCANTKQAVIAFQQKHKLKNNGIVDRITWTILRGGLPLPTYSKQTGWFFNIRKWW encoded by the coding sequence ATGAATAGCGATCGGGAATTGGCGAATACCTCTACCAATCCTGCTCCAGCAGATCCAGATTTATACCCGTGGGATTTCGGATCTGCTGTAGCACAATTGCAAGAACTATTAAGCGCCCACGGCTTTGACCTAAAAATAGATGGAGACTTTGGTAGTCGAACAGAAGCCGCCGTTAAAGCATTCCAAAAACAACAAGGTTTGAGAATTAATGGAGTTGTCGATTCAAACACATGGACAACCTTAAAAACAACCATTCAGCCAGGAACTCGCCTCCTCAGACGCGGACATACAGGTGCCGATGTGCGCGAATTGCAAGGATTGTTACAAATCCAAGGCTATAACGTTCCCAGAAACGGCATTTTTTGTGCCAATACCAAACAGGCAGTAATTGCTTTTCAACAAAAACATAAGTTAAAGAATAACGGTATAGTAGACCGCATAACCTGGACAATTTTGCGCGGAGGTTTACCCCTGCCCACTTATTCCAAACAAACCGGATGGTTTTTTAATATCCGCAAATGGTGGTAA
- a CDS encoding sugar ABC transporter ATP-binding protein: MVSSTQASIKTKPVLEMQDITKTFHGFTALHDVNLTIYPGEVHALMGENGAGKSTLMKILAGAYIADGGEIRIDGQAVKMTDPGQARDLGIAIIYQELNLAPNLTVAENIFMGSELTKGGNLIDQDGMRRKATEVLENLNASFDAGDLVSTLSIAEQQQVEIARALKDKSRILVMDEPTAALSDRETEKLFEVVRRLRNEGIAIIYISHRMAEIYALADRVSAIRDGGYIGSLEKSEISAARLVEMMVGRSLQDLYEHKRQTTPGPVVLEVTNLSDGRKVKPASFRLHAGEIVGLAGLVGAGRTELARLIFGADRRTSGEIKLEGRPLNISEPSNAIESGIAYVPEDIKNKRPLNILTPDDAIEAGIAYVPEDRKNLGLFLDMTSGENITLNVLDRETKAGIINSKNLAKVVTDAIKDLGIRLASPSIRAMDLSGGNQQKLLLARWLAINPKVLLLDEPTRGVDIGAKSEIYRIISDLAAKGVAILMISSELPEIVGMSGR, translated from the coding sequence ATGGTAAGTAGCACTCAAGCCTCAATAAAAACTAAGCCTGTCCTCGAAATGCAAGACATTACAAAAACCTTCCACGGTTTTACGGCCTTGCATGATGTAAACCTAACAATTTACCCTGGGGAAGTTCATGCCCTTATGGGTGAAAATGGTGCGGGCAAGAGTACACTCATGAAAATTCTTGCTGGAGCCTACATAGCCGATGGAGGTGAGATTAGAATTGACGGTCAAGCTGTTAAGATGACAGACCCCGGCCAAGCCAGAGATTTGGGCATAGCCATTATTTATCAAGAACTGAATCTCGCCCCCAATCTGACGGTTGCTGAAAACATTTTTATGGGAAGTGAGCTTACGAAAGGAGGTAATCTCATCGACCAAGACGGAATGCGGCGTAAGGCAACTGAGGTACTGGAAAATCTCAACGCCAGTTTTGATGCTGGAGACCTTGTTTCGACACTATCAATTGCCGAACAGCAGCAAGTTGAAATAGCTAGGGCACTCAAAGACAAGAGCCGCATTCTAGTGATGGATGAGCCAACAGCAGCGCTTTCAGACCGCGAGACAGAAAAGCTTTTCGAGGTTGTTCGCCGCTTGCGAAATGAGGGCATTGCCATTATTTACATTAGCCATCGGATGGCAGAGATTTATGCGCTTGCCGATCGCGTTAGTGCGATCCGAGATGGTGGGTATATTGGCTCTCTGGAAAAGAGTGAAATTTCCGCCGCGCGCCTAGTGGAAATGATGGTGGGTCGTTCTTTACAGGATTTATACGAACATAAGCGTCAAACAACTCCTGGCCCAGTTGTCCTTGAGGTAACGAATTTAAGTGATGGGCGCAAGGTAAAGCCTGCGAGTTTTCGACTCCATGCTGGCGAGATTGTTGGTTTAGCGGGTTTGGTTGGCGCTGGTAGAACTGAGCTTGCTCGTCTTATTTTTGGTGCTGACCGAAGGACTAGCGGTGAAATAAAACTGGAAGGTCGTCCTCTCAATATCTCCGAGCCAAGTAATGCAATTGAATCGGGAATTGCCTATGTACCAGAAGATATCAAAAATAAACGTCCATTGAACATCTTGACGCCAGATGATGCAATTGAAGCCGGAATTGCTTATGTACCAGAAGATCGCAAAAATCTAGGTTTATTTCTAGACATGACTTCTGGTGAAAATATAACTCTAAATGTTCTGGATCGAGAGACAAAAGCTGGCATTATAAATTCAAAAAACCTGGCCAAAGTGGTGACTGATGCCATTAAAGATTTAGGGATTCGTCTTGCCAGTCCAAGCATCAGGGCAATGGATCTGTCTGGGGGAAATCAGCAGAAGTTATTGCTAGCACGTTGGTTGGCAATTAACCCGAAGGTACTTTTGCTAGATGAACCAACGCGAGGTGTGGACATTGGCGCAAAAAGCGAAATTTATCGAATTATTAGCGATCTGGCAGCAAAAGGTGTAGCTATTTTGATGATTTCCAGCGAGCTGCCGGAAATTGTGGGAATGAGCGGTCGTTGA
- the cas6 gene encoding CRISPR-associated endoribonuclease Cas6 — protein sequence MTQTLRRTRKRTQNASYNSIPTWSDDTELVGLVFELSSSTGGLLPLQYAVGLHAWFLDRVRQIDPDLSAYLHDGESEKAFTISDLNGVLIPQGRQLQVAADRVYRWYITALSQRLVQWLAKWMQALPVEVSLRDLPLKIISCQVGQPPTTYAQLLSTEIDKNLTLSFVSPTSFRRKGHHFPLPMPINLFHSYLRRWNDFSGMPFEQDAFLEWVDEGAIIHRHQLSSCKVQAGKKGSVTGFTGALELGLSSKARENSQFVQLFYALGELAIYCGTGHKTTFGLGQTCKGWIVDSGTSAASSMEDVLANRIAELTEIFTAQRKRTGGNRTAEIAETWATILSRREFGESLQDIATDLDMPYETVKTYAKLARRTLKAE from the coding sequence ATGACTCAAACTCTCAGACGCACTCGCAAGCGTACTCAAAATGCCTCTTATAATTCTATTCCCACTTGGTCAGACGATACCGAGTTGGTGGGATTAGTGTTTGAACTGTCATCCAGCACTGGCGGACTCTTGCCACTTCAGTATGCAGTGGGACTTCATGCTTGGTTTTTGGATCGAGTGCGACAGATTGACCCAGATTTGTCTGCTTATCTCCACGATGGGGAATCAGAAAAAGCTTTTACTATCTCTGATTTAAATGGTGTTTTGATTCCTCAAGGTAGGCAGTTACAAGTTGCAGCAGATCGGGTTTATCGCTGGTACATAACCGCACTTTCTCAGCGGTTGGTGCAATGGTTGGCTAAGTGGATGCAAGCGTTACCAGTCGAGGTTAGTTTGCGAGATTTACCGTTAAAAATTATCTCTTGTCAGGTTGGCCAACCGCCTACTACTTACGCCCAGTTGCTATCAACAGAAATCGATAAAAATCTCACTCTCAGCTTTGTTTCGCCAACTAGCTTTCGTCGCAAAGGACATCATTTTCCCTTACCGATGCCGATAAATTTGTTTCACAGCTATTTGCGGCGATGGAATGATTTTTCGGGGATGCCATTTGAACAAGATGCGTTTCTAGAATGGGTGGATGAAGGAGCGATTATTCACCGTCACCAACTGTCATCCTGTAAGGTACAAGCAGGGAAAAAGGGTTCGGTGACAGGTTTTACTGGTGCTTTAGAATTGGGTTTGTCAAGTAAAGCCAGAGAAAATTCTCAGTTTGTCCAGTTATTTTATGCTTTAGGCGAATTAGCGATTTATTGCGGTACGGGACATAAAACCACTTTTGGGTTAGGACAAACTTGTAAGGGTTGGATAGTTGATAGCGGTACATCTGCGGCGTCTTCAATGGAGGATGTGTTGGCTAATAGGATTGCAGAATTAACGGAAATTTTCACCGCACAACGCAAGCGCACTGGTGGAAATCGCACTGCTGAAATTGCCGAAACTTGGGCAACTATTCTGAGTAGGCGAGAGTTTGGGGAGTCGTTGCAGGATATTGCTACAGATTTGGATATGCCTTATGAAACAGTGAAAACTTATGCAAAGTTGGCGCGACGCACTTTGAAGGCGGAGTAG
- the trxA gene encoding thioredoxin: MSNNSQYITLTHDNFESEVIASSVPVLVDFWASWCGPCRLISPLIEELAADFDNRAKVAKLNVDQHEGIAKQYNIQAIPTLLLFNDGLVVEQMVGVIPKEVLADKLNNLLKQNTLATR; this comes from the coding sequence GTGTCAAATAACTCCCAATACATCACACTAACCCACGACAATTTTGAGAGCGAAGTCATTGCTAGTTCGGTTCCGGTTCTCGTAGATTTTTGGGCTTCTTGGTGTGGGCCATGCCGATTGATCAGCCCATTGATTGAAGAACTGGCTGCTGATTTTGACAATCGAGCCAAAGTTGCCAAATTGAATGTTGACCAGCATGAAGGAATTGCGAAGCAATACAACATCCAAGCTATTCCAACTTTGCTTCTTTTCAACGATGGTTTGGTTGTAGAGCAAATGGTCGGTGTAATTCCAAAGGAAGTGCTGGCTGACAAACTCAACAACTTGCTTAAACAGAACACTTTGGCAACAAGGTAA
- a CDS encoding M15 family metallopeptidase — MSRWVKLFTVTLLVVLFLACQKSDSVPSAESEVKNTTSVKASTLAKPSPAPQAKITLSPKIDNAQLVDIGTINRKIVQDIRYATENNFTKRKLYPVARCLLRGEVALKLSQVQEDLEKQGLGLKVYDCYRPLSVQKLMWKIPSARPYVANPAKGSKHNRGAAVDITLVDSNGQELEMPTEFDNFTPRAHRKYRGASAEAKRNRSLLEEAMKKRGFIPLPKEWWHFDAVGWQKYEILDVLFQSIP, encoded by the coding sequence ATGAGCAGATGGGTCAAATTATTCACTGTTACTCTGTTAGTGGTTTTATTTTTGGCGTGTCAGAAATCTGACTCTGTACCGAGTGCTGAGAGCGAAGTAAAAAATACAACCAGCGTTAAAGCTTCTACGCTTGCCAAACCAAGTCCAGCGCCACAAGCAAAAATTACTTTGTCTCCAAAAATAGATAATGCACAACTGGTTGATATTGGCACTATCAATCGCAAAATTGTGCAAGACATCCGTTATGCAACCGAAAATAATTTCACGAAAAGAAAACTGTACCCAGTGGCGCGATGTTTGCTGAGGGGGGAAGTGGCGCTAAAACTGTCACAAGTTCAAGAAGATTTGGAGAAACAGGGACTGGGACTGAAAGTTTATGATTGCTACAGACCGCTATCAGTTCAAAAGCTAATGTGGAAAATTCCATCAGCTCGTCCCTATGTGGCAAATCCGGCAAAAGGCTCAAAGCACAATCGCGGCGCGGCAGTAGATATAACGCTGGTGGATAGCAATGGGCAAGAACTGGAAATGCCGACCGAATTTGATAATTTTACACCGCGAGCCCATAGAAAATACAGAGGTGCCAGCGCCGAAGCTAAGAGAAACCGTTCTTTGTTGGAGGAGGCGATGAAAAAACGGGGGTTTATACCGCTGCCGAAAGAATGGTGGCATTTTGATGCGGTTGGTTGGCAAAAATACGAAATTCTCGATGTACTTTTCCAATCTATTCCATAG
- a CDS encoding glycosyltransferase family 4 protein — MRIAQIAPLWERVPPPAYGGIELVVGLLCDELVRRGHEVTLFASGDSITLAKLESVHPRAIRLDPTVKEYGIYEMLQLSWVYERASEFDIIHSHMGCAALPYASLVKTPTVHTLHGVFTPDNEKMFMHARRQPYVSISNAQREARLNLNCVATVYNGIDVSTYKFRERPDNPPYLAFLGRLSPEKGPHLAIEIAKRSGWHLKMAGKVDLVDREYFEREIKPHIDGKQIEYLGEANHAQKSVLMGGAVATLFPITWREPFGLVMIESMATGTPVIAMKMGSTPEIIAHGKSGFLCETVEECVAAVAKIGELDRYACREHIIANFSAQKMTDGYEEVYQQLLAERFSHKGHVRHKPALVSDLIAS; from the coding sequence ATGAGAATTGCCCAAATTGCCCCGCTGTGGGAGCGAGTTCCACCGCCAGCTTATGGTGGTATTGAGCTAGTTGTCGGACTGCTTTGCGATGAATTAGTCCGGCGGGGTCATGAAGTCACTTTGTTTGCAAGTGGTGATTCTATTACTCTAGCTAAATTAGAGTCCGTTCACCCGCGAGCCATACGTTTAGACCCCACAGTCAAGGAATATGGCATTTACGAAATGCTGCAACTAAGTTGGGTGTACGAACGGGCATCGGAGTTTGATATCATTCACTCTCACATGGGTTGCGCCGCTTTGCCATACGCAAGTCTAGTAAAAACGCCCACTGTCCACACGCTGCACGGCGTTTTTACCCCCGATAACGAGAAGATGTTTATGCACGCTCGCCGTCAGCCTTATGTGAGTATCTCCAATGCACAGCGGGAAGCAAGACTGAATTTGAACTGCGTAGCTACAGTCTACAACGGCATTGACGTAAGCACTTACAAGTTTCGCGAAAGACCGGATAATCCCCCTTACTTGGCTTTTTTAGGACGACTTTCTCCTGAAAAAGGGCCGCATTTAGCGATAGAAATTGCCAAGCGTTCTGGCTGGCATTTGAAGATGGCAGGCAAGGTGGACCTAGTCGATCGCGAATATTTTGAGCGGGAAATTAAGCCCCACATTGATGGCAAACAGATTGAATATTTGGGCGAAGCAAACCACGCTCAAAAGTCTGTCTTGATGGGAGGGGCAGTTGCAACTTTATTCCCAATTACTTGGCGCGAACCGTTTGGTTTGGTGATGATTGAATCGATGGCAACGGGTACGCCAGTGATTGCCATGAAGATGGGGTCTACGCCGGAAATAATTGCCCACGGTAAGAGCGGCTTTTTGTGCGAAACTGTGGAAGAGTGCGTAGCTGCTGTAGCAAAAATAGGTGAATTAGACCGTTACGCTTGTAGAGAACACATAATAGCTAATTTCAGCGCCCAAAAAATGACCGATGGTTACGAGGAGGTTTATCAACAACTTTTGGCAGAACGCTTCTCTCATAAAGGTCACGTCCGCCATAAACCAGCGTTGGTAAGCGATCTAATTGCTAGCTAA
- a CDS encoding ABC transporter substrate-binding protein, giving the protein MVRCCAWALFKIAPKRNKIADKVLSSAIDPQNSNKRETKVSSVAVTVRDLGNPFFVQVGKGAQAEAKKLGGGDVRTIVVSSGDDLNLQFNQIENFIASKVSMIVLNAADTKGIFAAVEKAKQAGIPIVAVDTAAEGGVDATVTSNNVQAGEVSCKYIADRLKGKGNVVIINGPPVASVVERVQGCLSVFSKYPGIKILSKDQNAEGSRDGGLRVMSDLLTSFRKIDAVFAINDPCGIGAELAAKQAQRDEFFIVGVDGAPEALDALKQNNSLFVATAAQDPFRMAAKAVEVGNDILKGKKPANPNILIPVSLITRENVNKHKGWTSE; this is encoded by the coding sequence TTGGTACGTTGTTGCGCTTGGGCGCTCTTTAAGATAGCGCCCAAGCGCAACAAGATAGCTGACAAAGTTTTATCATCAGCGATCGACCCTCAAAACAGCAACAAGCGGGAAACAAAAGTTTCATCAGTTGCTGTAACTGTGCGTGACCTCGGCAACCCCTTCTTTGTGCAAGTTGGTAAGGGGGCGCAAGCCGAAGCCAAGAAACTTGGCGGTGGAGACGTGAGGACAATAGTCGTTTCCAGTGGGGACGACTTAAATCTGCAATTCAACCAAATTGAAAACTTCATTGCCTCAAAGGTAAGCATGATTGTACTCAATGCTGCCGACACCAAAGGGATTTTTGCAGCTGTAGAAAAAGCTAAGCAAGCAGGAATTCCGATCGTTGCAGTTGATACCGCCGCTGAAGGAGGTGTTGATGCCACTGTTACCTCAAATAACGTGCAAGCTGGTGAGGTGAGTTGTAAATACATTGCCGATCGCTTAAAGGGTAAAGGCAATGTTGTGATTATCAACGGGCCACCCGTCGCTTCAGTAGTTGAGCGAGTTCAGGGATGTCTGAGCGTATTCTCCAAATATCCTGGTATCAAGATTCTTTCCAAAGATCAGAATGCAGAAGGTAGCCGTGATGGTGGGTTGAGAGTAATGAGCGATTTGCTCACCTCCTTCCGAAAAATCGATGCCGTTTTTGCAATTAATGACCCTTGTGGCATCGGTGCAGAGCTAGCCGCTAAACAGGCCCAACGAGACGAGTTCTTTATTGTTGGCGTCGATGGCGCACCAGAGGCACTAGATGCGCTTAAGCAGAACAATAGCTTATTTGTTGCTACTGCGGCTCAAGACCCATTTCGCATGGCAGCCAAGGCAGTTGAGGTCGGGAACGACATTCTCAAAGGGAAAAAGCCTGCCAATCCAAACATTCTCATCCCAGTCTCGCTCATCACTCGTGAAAACGTTAATAAGCATAAAGGCTGGACAAGTGAATAA
- a CDS encoding ArsR/SmtB family transcription factor, which produces MNNNDRFEANSASRTAKNDTEQRAKIFAALSDPTRLRIVELLALGGEISGSEIANQVGISLALFCHHSRTLIEAGLLQTRKDGQTKYNSLNRQLLVDCLGSLKGLANIQEVD; this is translated from the coding sequence ATGAACAACAACGACAGGTTTGAGGCGAATTCTGCGTCTCGAACTGCCAAAAATGACACAGAACAACGAGCTAAAATCTTTGCGGCTCTCTCCGACCCTACGCGGTTGAGGATTGTGGAGTTGCTGGCTCTAGGTGGGGAGATCAGCGGTTCCGAGATAGCGAATCAGGTGGGGATTAGTCTGGCTCTGTTCTGTCACCATTCTAGGACGCTGATTGAGGCTGGGTTACTTCAGACGCGAAAAGATGGTCAGACTAAGTATAACTCGCTGAATCGCCAGTTATTGGTAGATTGCTTGGGGAGTTTGAAAGGACTTGCGAATATACAAGAGGTGGATTAG
- a CDS encoding glycosyltransferase family 4 protein: MPGRQAIALISDHADPAAEVGKEEAGGQNVYVRQVGESLAKLGWQVDMFTRKTNPNDPGIVQHSPFCRTIRLVAGPEGFIPRDRLFEYMPQFVEAFQKFQSKEGTNYPLVHTNYWLSAWIGLQLQKSSNIQVVHTYHSLGAVKYQSVRTIPAIASTRLAVERQILEKAHCVVATSPQERDYLRQLVCQQGRIEVIPCGTDIDNFRVLPKNEARAKLGFKPDEQIVLYVGRFDPRKGIETMVRACAETQARKKGNLRLVIAGGSDPERADERERERIEEIVQEMGLAEQTLFTGSVGHDLLPLYYTAADVCVIPSHYEPFGLVAIEAMACGTPVVASNVGGLKFTVVPEETGLLVPPQDTAAFAQGIDRILADELWAQKLRIQASVRVRQNFSWTGVAIQLSELYRRLLAESIMGEHFSHLPLSRTSERSVAQVGQKVTAKSVTKKAISTPVA; the protein is encoded by the coding sequence ATACCTGGCAGACAAGCGATCGCACTTATTTCAGATCATGCTGACCCAGCTGCGGAAGTTGGTAAAGAAGAAGCTGGTGGGCAAAATGTCTATGTACGCCAAGTAGGAGAATCTTTGGCAAAATTGGGTTGGCAGGTGGATATGTTTACCCGCAAAACTAACCCAAACGACCCTGGAATTGTGCAGCATTCACCCTTCTGCCGCACGATTCGTCTGGTAGCTGGGCCAGAAGGCTTTATTCCACGAGATCGACTGTTTGAATATATGCCTCAATTTGTAGAGGCATTCCAAAAGTTTCAAAGCAAAGAAGGCACTAATTATCCGCTAGTTCATACCAATTACTGGCTTTCTGCTTGGATTGGCTTGCAGTTGCAAAAATCGAGCAACATTCAGGTAGTCCACACATATCATTCCTTGGGTGCGGTGAAGTACCAATCTGTTCGCACAATACCTGCGATCGCTTCTACCCGACTGGCAGTTGAGCGGCAAATATTGGAGAAAGCACACTGCGTTGTGGCCACCAGTCCTCAAGAACGCGATTACCTGCGCCAGTTAGTTTGTCAGCAAGGGCGCATTGAAGTCATTCCCTGCGGTACAGACATTGATAATTTCCGCGTGCTACCCAAAAATGAAGCCAGGGCTAAGTTAGGTTTCAAACCGGATGAGCAAATCGTGCTTTATGTGGGAAGGTTCGATCCTCGCAAGGGGATCGAGACGATGGTGCGAGCTTGTGCCGAAACTCAGGCGAGAAAGAAGGGAAACCTCCGCCTCGTAATTGCGGGAGGAAGCGATCCAGAGCGTGCGGATGAGCGCGAAAGAGAACGAATCGAGGAGATCGTGCAAGAAATGGGATTGGCAGAGCAAACCCTATTTACGGGATCTGTCGGACACGACTTGCTGCCACTCTACTACACAGCTGCTGATGTGTGCGTTATACCCAGCCACTACGAACCGTTTGGATTGGTGGCGATCGAAGCTATGGCTTGCGGTACGCCAGTGGTAGCGTCAAATGTGGGGGGGTTGAAGTTTACCGTTGTGCCGGAGGAAACGGGTTTGCTGGTTCCTCCACAAGATACTGCGGCTTTTGCTCAAGGGATCGATCGCATCCTAGCAGACGAATTGTGGGCTCAAAAGCTAAGAATACAGGCGTCGGTAAGAGTGCGTCAGAATTTTAGCTGGACGGGAGTAGCAATTCAGTTGAGCGAACTATATCGTCGCTTGCTAGCTGAGTCGATTATGGGCGAACACTTTAGCCATTTACCCCTTTCCCGCACTTCGGAAAGATCTGTTGCACAAGTCGGGCAGAAAGTCACCGCAAAAAGTGTGACAAAAAAAGCAATATCAACTCCGGTTGCTTAG
- a CDS encoding ABC transporter permease subunit, with protein MIAYLGLPPFIVTLGSYTALRGVAYLVANGTTVLNRNLDFAWIGNNYLGPIPWLVVIALLTVIVSWFVLRRTVLGRHIYAVGGNARAARLTGIKVSRVLLFVYGVSGLLSGLGGIMSASRLYSATGMLGQGYELDAIAAVILGGTSFTGGIGTIWGTLLGALIIALLNNGLTLMNVSFFWQLVVKGLVIIIAVTIDKVRTRSSAA; from the coding sequence TTGATTGCCTATTTAGGTTTGCCACCTTTTATCGTTACGCTTGGTTCCTATACGGCTTTGCGGGGTGTTGCTTATTTAGTCGCCAATGGCACTACAGTTCTTAATCGAAATCTAGATTTTGCTTGGATAGGCAACAATTATCTAGGCCCAATTCCTTGGCTAGTTGTCATTGCTTTGCTGACAGTCATAGTTAGTTGGTTTGTTTTAAGACGGACAGTCCTGGGGAGACATATTTACGCTGTGGGGGGGAATGCACGGGCAGCAAGACTGACAGGAATTAAAGTGAGTCGGGTGCTGTTATTTGTCTACGGCGTGAGTGGGTTACTATCTGGTTTAGGCGGTATTATGAGCGCCTCTCGGCTCTACAGTGCGACTGGGATGTTGGGGCAGGGCTACGAACTCGATGCGATCGCAGCTGTAATATTGGGCGGAACGAGCTTCACGGGTGGAATCGGCACCATCTGGGGTACTTTACTCGGTGCTTTAATTATTGCTCTACTCAACAATGGATTAACGTTGATGAATGTGTCATTTTTCTGGCAGCTAGTTGTTAAAGGTCTGGTGATTATTATCGCCGTGACTATTGACAAAGTTCGCACTCGTTCTAGCGCTGCTTGA
- a CDS encoding nuclear transport factor 2 family protein: MPSPIRPPFTEETARAKVKAAEDAWNTRDPEIVAPAYTIDSQWRNRTEFFTGREAIKEFLRRKWAKELDYRLMKELWAYTDNRISVRFEYEWRDAETDRWFRTHGNEHWEFDSDGLMKRRDMSANDYPIQESERRIHRQKF; the protein is encoded by the coding sequence ATGCCATCTCCGATTCGACCCCCTTTTACTGAAGAAACCGCACGTGCCAAAGTCAAAGCAGCCGAAGACGCCTGGAATACTCGCGATCCTGAAATAGTAGCGCCAGCTTATACAATAGATTCCCAATGGCGAAATCGCACCGAATTTTTTACAGGTAGAGAAGCCATCAAAGAGTTTTTGCGACGCAAATGGGCGAAAGAATTAGACTATCGGCTGATGAAAGAGTTGTGGGCTTATACCGACAATCGAATTTCGGTACGCTTTGAGTACGAATGGCGAGATGCAGAAACAGATCGATGGTTCCGCACTCATGGAAATGAGCATTGGGAATTTGACTCTGACGGACTGATGAAAAGGCGCGATATGAGTGCCAATGATTATCCGATTCAAGAATCAGAACGCCGTATTCACAGGCAGAAGTTTTAG
- a CDS encoding alkene reductase, translating into MNTNVNLLSPVKLGRYELPNRIVMAPLTRMRAAAGNVPTYLNVTYYEQRASAGLIIAEATQVSPQGAGYPNTPGIYSPEQVGGWRLVTDAVRDRKGLIFLQLWHVGRISHPSLQPGGELPVAPSAIAPEGEAITFQGPKPFVTPRALETAEIPDIVEQYRKGAENALAAGFDGVEIHSANGYLLDQFLQDGTNKRTDKYGGSIENRARLLLEVTEAVVSVWGSDRVGVRLSPSGTFNSMHDSNPEALFSYVGSALNRLDLAYLHIVEPRIAGNETVEDNTSNLGVRYFRPIFNGTLMAAGGYDREEGNAVLAAGDADLVAYGRLFIANPDLPERFALNAPLNEPDRSTFYGGTAIGYTDYSTLKQQTALTY; encoded by the coding sequence ATGAATACCAATGTAAATCTTCTTTCACCTGTTAAACTCGGTCGTTACGAACTACCCAACCGAATTGTAATGGCTCCGTTAACGCGGATGCGTGCTGCTGCGGGAAATGTGCCAACATATTTGAATGTTACATATTACGAACAAAGAGCTTCAGCGGGGTTGATTATTGCCGAAGCGACTCAAGTTTCGCCTCAAGGTGCTGGATATCCAAACACGCCAGGTATTTATTCACCAGAACAAGTTGGTGGATGGCGACTCGTAACGGATGCAGTCCGCGATCGCAAAGGGCTCATTTTCTTGCAACTTTGGCACGTCGGGCGCATCTCCCACCCATCGCTACAACCAGGGGGAGAACTACCAGTCGCACCAAGTGCGATCGCACCCGAAGGAGAAGCAATTACCTTCCAGGGGCCAAAACCTTTTGTAACGCCCCGTGCATTGGAAACAGCAGAAATTCCAGATATTGTCGAACAATACCGTAAAGGAGCGGAAAACGCACTTGCGGCTGGATTTGATGGCGTAGAAATCCACAGCGCCAATGGTTATCTGCTCGACCAATTTCTACAAGATGGTACAAACAAACGCACAGATAAATATGGCGGTTCAATTGAAAATCGCGCTCGTCTTTTATTAGAAGTAACCGAAGCAGTTGTGAGCGTTTGGGGTAGCGATCGCGTTGGCGTGCGCCTCTCCCCCAGCGGGACATTCAACAGTATGCACGACTCAAACCCCGAAGCGTTATTCAGCTATGTAGGTTCCGCCCTCAACCGCTTGGATCTTGCTTATCTCCATATTGTCGAACCCAGGATTGCTGGAAATGAAACGGTTGAAGATAATACCTCTAATTTGGGAGTGCGATACTTCCGTCCCATTTTTAATGGTACTCTGATGGCAGCAGGTGGCTACGATCGGGAAGAAGGAAATGCTGTCTTGGCTGCTGGTGATGCAGATTTAGTCGCCTATGGTAGGCTGTTTATTGCTAATCCAGATTTACCAGAGCGTTTTGCCCTTAATGCACCGTTGAACGAGCCCGATCGCTCAACCTTTTACGGCGGAACCGCTATTGGATATACCGACTACTCAACTCTTAAACAACAAACAGCGTTAACATACTAA